Proteins encoded within one genomic window of Arachis ipaensis cultivar K30076 chromosome B08, Araip1.1, whole genome shotgun sequence:
- the LOC107614102 gene encoding ubiquitin-like-specific protease 1D isoform X2 yields MKTRARTRKVLAADNGDDQVGVVKQDTEVSPRCRIELVYSRRGKKSEPVIDVTRSVTNSLPCYLSDMTRKVQSKRKRKSDDEEELCKPREKLDSGLFGEYLEKIWRSFSEEKRRRSTYFDSLWFSLYRRASCKEKVLTWIKKAHIFSKAYVFVPIVCWGHWSLLIFCHFGESAQTNTRSRCMLLLDSLAMANPRRLEPEIRRFVLDIYQAADRPETKKIVSRIPLLIPKKNK; encoded by the exons TGGGTGTTGTGAAGCAAGATACAGAAGTAAGCCCAAGATGTAGAATTGAGCTTGTCTATAGTCGTCGAGGAAAGAAAAGTGAGCCCGTAATAGATGTGACAAGAAGTGTTACCAACTCATTGCCCTGTTATTTGAGTGACATGACTCGGAAAGTGCAATCAAAGAGGAAGAGAAAATCTGATGACGAGGAAGAACTCTGTAAACCCAGAGAAAAGCTAGACAGTGGATTGTTCGGTGAATACTTGGA GAAAATATGGAGGAGTTTCTCGGAAGAGAAGAGAAGGCGCAGCACATACTTTGACAGCTTATGGTTTAGCCTATACAGGAGGGCCTCATGTAAAGAGAAGGTGCTGACTTGGATAAAAAAGGCGCATATTTTCTCAAAGGCATATGTTTTTGTTCCAATAGTTTGCTG GGGTCACTGGAGCCTTTTGATCTTCTGCCATTTTGGTGAGAGCGCGCAAACAAATACCAGATCACGTTGCATGTTGTTGCTAGATTCTCTTGCAATGGCGAATCCAAGGCGACTTGAACCGGAGATAAGAAG ATTTGTTCTAGATATTTATCAGGCAGCGGACAGGCCAGAAACTAAGAAAATCGTATCTCGAATTCCGTTGTTGATTCCTAAG AAAAACAAATAA
- the LOC107614102 gene encoding probable ubiquitin-like-specific protease 2A isoform X1, which produces MKTRARTRKVLAADNGDDQVGVVKQDTEVSPRCRIELVYSRRGKKSEPVIDVTRSVTNSLPCYLSDMTRKVQSKRKRKSDDEEELCKPREKLDSGLFGEYLEKIWRSFSEEKRRRSTYFDSLWFSLYRRASCKEKVLTWIKKAHIFSKAYVFVPIVCWGHWSLLIFCHFGESAQTNTRSRCMLLLDSLAMANPRRLEPEIRRFVLDIYQAADRPETKKIVSRIPLLIPKVPQQRDGNECGNFVLYFIKLFLSVAPDDFSMEGYPYFMKKDWFTHEGLDRFLEGLDSMG; this is translated from the exons TGGGTGTTGTGAAGCAAGATACAGAAGTAAGCCCAAGATGTAGAATTGAGCTTGTCTATAGTCGTCGAGGAAAGAAAAGTGAGCCCGTAATAGATGTGACAAGAAGTGTTACCAACTCATTGCCCTGTTATTTGAGTGACATGACTCGGAAAGTGCAATCAAAGAGGAAGAGAAAATCTGATGACGAGGAAGAACTCTGTAAACCCAGAGAAAAGCTAGACAGTGGATTGTTCGGTGAATACTTGGA GAAAATATGGAGGAGTTTCTCGGAAGAGAAGAGAAGGCGCAGCACATACTTTGACAGCTTATGGTTTAGCCTATACAGGAGGGCCTCATGTAAAGAGAAGGTGCTGACTTGGATAAAAAAGGCGCATATTTTCTCAAAGGCATATGTTTTTGTTCCAATAGTTTGCTG GGGTCACTGGAGCCTTTTGATCTTCTGCCATTTTGGTGAGAGCGCGCAAACAAATACCAGATCACGTTGCATGTTGTTGCTAGATTCTCTTGCAATGGCGAATCCAAGGCGACTTGAACCGGAGATAAGAAG ATTTGTTCTAGATATTTATCAGGCAGCGGACAGGCCAGAAACTAAGAAAATCGTATCTCGAATTCCGTTGTTGATTCCTAAG GTGCCACAACAAAGAGACGGTAATGAATGTGGAAACTTTGTTCTCTATTTCATTAAACTGTTTCTTAGTGTCGCCCCCGATGATTTTAGCATGGAAGGGTATCCTTACTTT ATGAAAAAAGATTGGTTTACCCACGAAGGCTTGGATAGGTTTCTTGAGGGACTTGATTCAATGGGCTAG